A region from the Cryptosporangium arvum DSM 44712 genome encodes:
- a CDS encoding sensor histidine kinase, which translates to MVTEFGGAGERQRARWYPAPDRYPRQWAALAAIVAALAAAAAGWPHWHVHTLAATITLLECATTAAAGVLLATGRGTRPTGLCLLVASFCWALTWLAAWNAGPGPLIAVFAQSLFFTTGAIGILYYPDGRLHGRPERWWATGGAITLIGGQALLCLATPPTLYGFAGDVFWPRLWHSGRSETIVLIAVTVVSVGAAASFAGVIWWRQRRLHGVERALTLPVLALVAFVGLLSAFVQTGAITGLDRQLDTYLLQGTLALSVPLALLAVGLRRRWAEVAVADQLLQLTRPPSAVRVRDAFRTVLRDPTLDVWFWVPRQGQHVDHTGRVVTLPAADDSGPAADNGRWRLPVVTEHGAPLAIVDTDPALRRHEGLVTSALLAGRRALENAQLQTEVQARIEQVRAAQMRLLQAEASERQRMERDLHDGAQQRLVALAMRLAAVEGTVVEPEARRALREARDAATQALGELRAFARGIHPGQLTEEGLSAALESLAERLDLAVELRVDDVRPSPGLERALYLTLAEALTNAATRASRVVVRVHQADGRLVGEIAADVGWHEGGLDGIRDRARALGGEVEAAGTTLRVRLPLD; encoded by the coding sequence GTGGTCACGGAGTTCGGCGGAGCGGGCGAGCGTCAGCGCGCCCGCTGGTACCCCGCTCCGGACCGGTACCCGCGGCAGTGGGCCGCGCTGGCGGCGATCGTCGCGGCGCTGGCCGCGGCGGCGGCCGGGTGGCCGCACTGGCACGTCCACACGCTCGCGGCGACGATCACCCTGCTGGAGTGCGCGACCACCGCGGCGGCCGGCGTGCTGCTGGCCACCGGGCGCGGCACGCGTCCGACCGGGCTGTGCCTGCTGGTGGCGTCGTTCTGCTGGGCGCTGACCTGGCTGGCCGCGTGGAACGCCGGACCCGGTCCGCTGATCGCGGTGTTCGCGCAGTCGCTCTTCTTCACGACCGGCGCGATCGGGATCCTGTACTACCCCGACGGTCGCCTGCACGGGCGCCCCGAGCGCTGGTGGGCCACCGGGGGCGCGATCACGCTGATCGGTGGCCAGGCCCTGCTCTGCCTGGCGACCCCGCCGACGCTCTACGGCTTCGCCGGCGACGTCTTCTGGCCCCGCCTGTGGCACTCCGGCCGGTCCGAGACGATCGTGCTGATCGCGGTCACCGTGGTGTCGGTCGGGGCGGCCGCGAGCTTCGCCGGGGTGATCTGGTGGCGGCAGCGCCGGCTGCACGGCGTCGAGCGCGCGTTGACGCTTCCGGTGCTCGCGCTGGTCGCGTTCGTCGGGTTGCTGTCGGCGTTCGTGCAGACCGGGGCGATCACCGGCCTCGACCGGCAGCTCGACACGTACCTGCTGCAGGGAACGCTGGCGTTGTCGGTACCGCTGGCGCTGCTCGCGGTCGGGCTGCGGCGCCGCTGGGCCGAGGTCGCGGTCGCCGATCAGCTGCTGCAGCTCACCCGTCCCCCGTCGGCGGTGCGGGTGCGTGACGCGTTCCGCACGGTCCTGCGTGACCCGACGCTCGACGTGTGGTTCTGGGTGCCCCGCCAGGGCCAGCACGTCGATCACACGGGCCGGGTGGTCACGCTGCCGGCTGCCGACGACAGCGGGCCGGCCGCCGACAACGGGCGCTGGCGCCTGCCGGTGGTCACCGAGCACGGCGCGCCACTGGCGATCGTGGACACCGACCCGGCGCTGCGCCGGCACGAGGGGCTGGTGACCTCCGCGCTGCTCGCCGGGCGCCGGGCGCTGGAGAACGCGCAGCTGCAGACCGAGGTGCAGGCCCGCATCGAGCAGGTGCGTGCCGCGCAGATGCGGCTGCTGCAGGCCGAGGCCAGCGAGCGGCAGCGGATGGAGCGCGACCTGCACGACGGCGCCCAGCAGCGGCTGGTGGCGCTGGCGATGCGGCTGGCCGCGGTGGAGGGTACGGTGGTCGAGCCCGAGGCCCGGCGCGCGCTGCGCGAGGCCAGGGACGCCGCGACGCAGGCCCTCGGTGAGCTGCGTGCCTTCGCCCGGGGCATCCACCCCGGCCAGCTGACCGAGGAAGGCTTATCGGCCGCGCTGGAGAGCCTGGCCGAGCGCCTGGACCTCGCGGTGGAGCTGCGGGTCGACGACGTCCGCCCGTCGCCGGGGCTCGAGCGGGCGCTGTACCTCACGCTGGCCGAGGCGCTGACGAACGCGGCCACCCGGGCGTCCCGGGTGGTGGTGCGCGTCCACCAGGCCGACGGCCGGCTCGTCGGCGAGATCGCCGCCGACGTCGGCTGGCACGAGGGCGGGCTGGACGGCATCCGCGACCGTGCCCGCGCGCTGGGTGGCGAGGTCGAGGCGGCCGGTACGACGTTGCGTGTGCGTCTCCCGCTCGACTGA